TGAGGTCAAGCAGCACCAGCGCGGGCGCCGCCTCCGCCACCAGCGTGAGACCCTCGGCCCCGGACGCCGCCTCGACGGTCTGAGCGCGCCACGGGGCCAGCAGCGCCCGCAGCCGCTCACGGTCGCCGGGCGTGTCGTCCACCAGCAGAACGCGGGGTCCGGCCAGTGGGGCCGCCGCGTCCGGGCCAGGGCCGGCGGGGGCACCGGGCCGGCGCACGTGGACCGGCAGGGTCACCGTGAAGCACGAGCCCTCGCCCACCGCGCTGCTCACCTGCACGTGCCCGCCGAGCTGCTCGGCGAACTGCCGGGCCAGCGACAGGCCCAGGCCGCTGCCGCTGCCGCGCCCCGCGCCGGGCGGACCCACCTGCGAGAAGTCCTGAAAGAGCCGCGCCTGGTCGCCGGCGGTGATGCCCGTTCCCGTGTCCGTCACGCCCAGCGTGATCCACTCGCTGCGGCCGTCCACGATGGCCCACACGTTCACCTCGCCGGCCGCCGTGAACTTCAGGGCGTTGGAGATGAAGTTGCGCAGGATGCGCGTGGTCCGCGCCTCGTCCCCGTGCAGGGTGGGCAGCCCGGCGACCGGCCCGAACACCAGCCGCACCTGCGGCGCCGACACCAGCGGCTGGAACAGCGCGCGCAGCCCGGCGAACATGCCCGCGACCTCGAAATCGTCGAGGTGCGGCTCGGACCGGCCCGCCCGCAGCCGCGCCTGGTCCAGCAGGTCGTCCACCATCGTCAGCAGTTCGCCGGCCGAGCGCTGCACGAGCTGCACCTGCCGCTCCTGCTCGGAGCTCAGGTCGCCGTCCTGCCGCTCCACCAGCAGCCGCGTGAGGCCCAGGATCGAACTCAGCGGCGTGCGGAACTCGTGGCTCATGTACGACAGGAACATCGCCTGCACGCGGTTCGCCTCGCGCAGCTGCGCGGCCTGCTCCTCCAGCTCGCCGTACAGCGCGACCACGCCGCGGTTGGTGTTCTCCAGCTCCTGATTGAGCGCCGCGAGCTGCTCCTCGCGGTGCCCGAGGGCGGCCAGCGCGTCCAGCAGTTCCCGGTTCTGCACCCGCAGTTCCTGCAGGGGAGAGACCGGCTGCGCGGCGGCCACCGCGCGGATCACGCGGTCGAGGTCCGGCGGCGTGACCGGGGTCGCCGCCGGCAGCCGCTTGCCCAGCCGGATCACGGTGTGGCCGGGCCGTGAATCCACGTCGAAGGTGTCGGACATCCGGCGGGCGCCCGCGAGGCCGAGGCCCATGCCGGTGCTGGAGACGTGGCGTCCCGCAAGGATGTCGTCCAGCGCCGCGATCCCCGGCCCGTGGTCGCTCACGGTGATCAGCAGGAGGCGCTGGGCCGGCTGCACCTGGACGTCCACCTGCCCGCCGCCTGCGTACTGGACGGCGTTGCGCGACAGCTCGGACACGGCGGTGGCCAGCCGGGTCTGGTCCTGCCCCGGCACGCCCAGATGGCCGGCAATCATGCGCGTCCAGCGCCGCGCCACCACCACGTCCTGGTCCGTGTGGAGCCGCACCGACAGCAGCGCGACGGTCACGCGGTCTCCTTGACCACCACGACCGTCACGTCGTCGTGTGCGCGGCGGTACTCGCGCGTCAGGACGCCGGCGATGACCGCCGCGCGCCGGCGCCGCAGGCCGGGCCACACGTCCAGGTTCCAGCTGCTGCTCAGGCCGTCGCTGTGCACCACCAGCGCCGCGTCTGCCGACCACGGCAGCGTGACGGGCATGGCGCGGCGCACCGCCTGCCCGAGCGTGCCGCTGTGCGACAGCAGGCCGCGGCGGTGCTCGGCGTCCAGCACCGCGCCCGCGATGTTGCCGGCCCCGGCGTAGCGCAGTTCGCGGGCGTCCAGATCGAGTTCGGCCACGGCGGCCACGGCGCCCCGGGTGGACCGCAGCGCGCCGTGCAGGCGCTGCAGCACGTCCGGCGGCGTCAGGTGCGGCGCGCCGGTGAAGGCGTCCACGCCCGCCTGCGCCGCGGCGTGCGCGCCCGGCCCGTGCCCCAGGCCGTCGATCACCAGCAGCCGCAGCTGGGTCTCGCCGGGCAGCGCGGCCCAGTCGTCCCCGCTCTGCACCTCGTCCGGGTGCGGGAGCTGCACCGCTCCGATGTCGAAGGCGCCGGGCGGCGGCACGTCGCGGCGCTCGGCCAGCTGTGCGTACACCACGCTGCCCCTGCGCTCGGCCGAGTACACGTCGAAGGCGTTCGCCAGCCGGATCACCGCGCCCAGCCCGGTGCCGGGCGTGCCGGCCGTCGAGTAGCCGTCGCGCAGCACCTCCCCGATGCGTGCGATGCCCGGCCCGCGGTCCAGCGCGAGCAGGTCCAGGCGGCCGAACGCGGCCGGCGACACCACCAGCTCGCCCTCGGGCGCGTGCTTGAGCACGTTGGTGGCGAGTTCGGTGGCCACGATGGCCACGTCCGAACGCCGCGCCTCCGCGAACCCCAGCCGGCCGGCGATGTCGGCCGCCACCCGCCGCGCCTCGCCCACGCCGCTCGCGTCGGTCACGGGCACCCGCACGCTCAGCGGCATGGCGCTCCTGCCCAGACGTGCCGCGCGCCGGTCACAGCCACTTCACGACCGTGATGCGCGTGTACGCGCCGGGCTGGGTGTCGATACTGAACTCGTCCATCAGGCGCCGCGAGCCGCTGAGGCCCAGGCCCAGGCCGTTGCCGGTGGTGAAGCCGTCCTGCAGGGCGCGCGGCACGTCCGGGATGCCCGGCCCGTGGTCCTCGAACACCAGCTTGAGGCCAGGGCGGGCGGCCTGCACCACGCTCAGGTGCACGTGCCCGCCGCCGCCGTGCACCAGGGTGTTGCGCGCGAGTTCCGACGCGGCGGTCACGATCTTCGTCTGGTCCACCAGCCGGAAACCCAGCTCCTCGGCCCGCCGGCGCGTCACCTGCCGCACGCGCACGACGTCGTCCTCCATGCGGACCGCCAGGGTCTCACCGGTCACGACGGACGACGTCACGTGCCTTCCCTCCGGGCGTCCCCTGACCCTGGAGCAGGGCCATGCCGCGCTCGACGGAGATCGCGGTGCGCACGCCCTCCCAGCGCACGCCCAGTTCGACCAGAGTGATGGCGACGGCAGGCCGCATGCCCACGATCACCGTCTCGGCGGCCAGCACCCGGCTGACGGCCGCGATGTTCCCCAGCACCCGCCCGATGAAGGAGTCCACCATGTCCAGGCTCGAGATGTCGATCAGGACGCCGCGCGCGTGGTGCCGGACGATCTCGCTCGCCAGGTCTTCCTGCAGCGCCAGCGCCAGGCGGTCGTGCAGGTCCACCTGGACGCTGACCAGCAGGCACGAGCCCAGGTTCAGGATGGGAACGCGGTCCACGGCGCTACGCGTCCGCGCCGGACACGATCTGGAAGCCGCCCCGGCCGAGCGCCAGTTGCAGCGCGTCGGCCAGGCTGGCGCGGGTGGACACGCCGGACAGGTCGATGCCCAGATGCACGATGGTCTGCGCGATCTGCGGCCGGATGCCGCTGATGATGCAGTCCGCACCCATCAGCTTGGCGGCCGCGACGGTCTGGAGCAGGTGCTGGGCCACCAGGGTGTCCACCGTGGGCACGCCCGTGATGTCGATGATGGCGATGGTGGACCCGGTGTCCACGATGCGCTGCAGCAGCGTCTCCATCACGATCTGGGTGCGCTGGCTGTCCAGCGTGCCGATCAGCGGCAGCGCCACCACGCCGTCCCACAGTTTCACGACCGGGGTGGACAGTTCCAGCATCTCCTGCCGCTGGCGCTCGATGATCTGCTCGCGCGACTTCTGGTACACGTCCAGCGTGTACAGCCCCAGCTGGTCAATCAGCACCGTGACGTCCCACACGGCGTCCGCGAGTACCTCGGGCTGCGCGGTCAGCTCCTGGCGCAGACGCCCGAACAGCGGCTGCTTGAGGGAAAACACGAAGGTCGCCACCTCCGACGGCGTGAAGCCCTGGCCCGCGCGGGAGCGCGCCAGCTGCTCCAGGAACGCCCTGACGTCTCCCCACGCCGCGCTGCCGATGTCCCCCCCGGTTCGCACGCCCTGGCGGAACAGCGTCAGGAAGGTCCCGGACTCCCGCCGCAGTTCGACCTCGCTGATGAGGTCGCGGCGCATGGTGACCGCGTTGAGCTGCTCCAGCACCCAGTAGTCGAGGAAGGAGTCATCCTCTGACAGGAGGCGGGCGATGCGGTCTGTGGTGGCGGTCATCAGCGGACACTATACTCACGTGATCTGGAGAATCAGGGAGCGGCCGCACGGTCACCCCAGCGGCCGGCCGCCGTCCACCGGAATGACCGTGCCGGTCGTGAAGGTCAGGTGCGTCGCCGCGGCCAGCACGGCGCGGCCGACCTCCTGCGGCCGGGCGATGCGGCCCAGCGGCGTGCGGTCCGCCTGCGCGGCGATCAGGTCCGGCGGCATACGCGCCGCGTACTCGCCGTCCACCCACCCGGGCGACACGCTGAGCACCCGGATGTCCGGCGCCAGGGCGCGCGCCAGCGAGCGGGTCATGGAGTCCAGGGCCGCCTTGGACGCGCAGTAGGCCACGTTCGAACCCAGGCCCGTGACGGCCGCCACCGACGAGATGTTCACGACCAGACCGTCCCCGCCGGCGCGCAGCAGCGGCGCGAGGGCGCGCACGCTCGCGAAGGGGCCGCGCACGTTCACGCGCAGGATGGTGTCGATCCACTCGTCGCTCAGGCCGTCCAGATCCGCGTGCGGCACCGGCGTGGTGACCCCGGCGTTGTTCACCAGCACGTCGAGCCGGCCCTCGGTGGCGTGGATGCTGGCAGCGGCGGCGGCCAGCACGGCGGAGTCGTCGACCGCCACGCGCAGGGCGCGGTGGCCGTGGCCCGGCAACTCGGCGGCCAGGGCGGCGGCGCGCTCCTCGCTGCCGGCGTAGCACACGATGACGGCCGCGCCCGCACCTGCGAGCGTCTCGCAGATTGCGCTGCCGATCCCGCCGGCCCCGCCGGTGACCAGGGCGACGCGGCCCGCGAGGGGGTCGGTCCCGCTCACGAGCGGTTCCCGGCGACGGTGTCGCGCCAGATCAGTTCGGGGGCGTGCAGTCGGGGACCATTGCCCGGCTGCGGGTCGTCCAGGGCGCGCAGGGCGTCCTCGACCATCGCCTCGAGCGGCTGGCCGATGGTGGTCAGCCGGTACGCGAGGCGGGCCGACTCGTCGATGTTGTCGAATCCGATCACACTGACCTCGTCCGGCACGCGCCGGCCCAGCGTGCGCAGGGCGTCGAGCACGCCGATCGTCACGATGTCGTTCGCGCCGAAAAAACCGTCGGGCCGCTCGCCGGCGGCGTCGAGGTGAAGGGTGGCCTGCACGCCCCAGTCGTACTGGAAGGCGCGGGCGGGGGTGGCAACCGGCCGCACGCCCGCCTGTGCGAGGCGGTCCGTGAAGCCGCGCAGGCGGTCCTGGTGCGTGGAGGTGTCGGGGTCGCCGCCGATGAAGGCCAGGCGGCGCGCACCGGCGTCCAACAGCACCTGCGCCGCCAGCCGACCGCCGCTGTAGTTGTCGCACGCGACCGAGAGGAGCTGGTGCCCCGGCAGGTGCCGGTTGAACAGCAGCACCGGAATGCCGCCCTCCTGCACGTCGCCCAGGCTGGGCGGACGGGCGTTCAGGCGGGTAGGGAAGACGATGGCCGCCTCGATCTGGTATGACCGTGCAGCGTCCAGCGTCTCCTGCACGTCGCGCCGGGCGTCGTGCGTGAGCAGCAGCGCCCGCTTGCCGCGCGCCTCGAGCGCCTTGGCGAACAGCGACAGCGCCTGCGGATAGAAGGGGTTGTGCAGTTCGCCCACGATCAGCGCCACGATGCCGCTGCGCTGCGTGACCAGCGAGCGGGCGATCGCGTTGGGCTGGTAGCCCAATCTCTCGGCGGTCTCCAGCACCCGTCTCCGCGTCTCGGGGCTGATGGACGCGCCCGGCGTGAAGGCCCGCGACACCGCCGACTGCGACACGCCCGCCGCGCGCGACACGTCGAGGGACGTGACCCGCTGGGTGGGGGGCGGTGAACTCGTGGTCGGGCGGGTCATGGACGTGCCCCCAGCATAAACGGCCGCTCCGTCAGTCGGCGCCCACCGTGACCGCCTCGCCGTAGCGCTCGACGCGCAGGTCCGCCTGCCGCTGGTGGCCCGCGAAGCCCTCGATACCGCAGATCACCGAGCAGTGCCGGCCCACCACCACCGAGGCCTCGCGGGTGGCGCGCTGGTACGTCACGGTCTTCAGGAACTTGCCCACCCACAGGCCCCCGGTGTAGCGCGCGGCGCGGCCGGTGGGCAGGATGTGGTTCGTGCCGATGGCCTTGTCGCCGTACGCCACGTTGGTCTCCGGCCCCAGGAACAGCGAGCCGTAGTTGGTCATGCCGTTCAGGAACACGTCCGGGTCGCGGGTCAGCACCTGCACGTGCTCGGACGCGATGTCGTCGGCAATGCGGATCATCTCGCCCTCGTCGTCGGCCACGATGATCTGTCCGTAGTCGCGCCACGCCTGCCCGGCCACCGCGGCCGTGGACAGCACGCCCAGCTGACGGGTGATCTCGGTCTCGACCGCGCGGGCCAGCGTCTCGGAGGTGGTGAGCAGCACCGCGGGCGAGTTCGTGCCGTGCTCGGCCTGGCCCAGCAGGTCGGTCGCGACCATCTCGGCGTCCACCGAGTCGTCGGCGATCACCAGGGTCTCGGTGGGGCCGGCCAGCAGGTCGATGCCGACCTGGCCGAAGAGCTGACGCTTGGCCTCCGCGACGTAGGCGTTGCCGGGGCCGACCAGCATGTCCACCGCTGCGACGCTCTGGGTGCCCAGCGCGAGCGCGGCCAGCGCCTGCACGCCGCCCATGATGTAGATCTCGTCGGCCCCCGCGAGGTGCATGGTGGCGACGGTGGCCGGGTACGGCTCCCCGTCCTTGGGTGGCGTCACGGCCACCACCCGGGGCACGCCCGCGACCTTGGCGGTCGCCACGCTCATGATGGCCGACGCGATCATGGGGTAGCGCCCGCCCGGCACGTAGCACGCCACCGAGTTCATGGGCAGCACCTTGTGGCCCAGCGTGACGCCGGGAATGGTCTCGATCTCCACCTCGTGGATGGACGCCCGCTGCGCCCGCGCAAAGGTGCGCACCTGCTCCAGCGCGAAGCGGATGGAGTCGAGCTGTTCCTCGGGCACCTGGGCCACGGCGTGCGCGATCTGCTCGGCGCTCAGGCGGAACTGCGGCGGATTCCAGCCGTCGAAGGCCTGCGAGTGCGCGCGCAGGGCGTCGTCCCCGCGCTCCCGGATGTCCGCGATGAGGCCGCGCACCGTGGTCTGCACGGTCTCGTTGATGCTGAGCTGGGTCTGGGCGTTCACACCGGATTTCAGAATGCGGGCCATCGGGCGCCTCCTTGCGGGTCGCGGGCGGGAAACGGAGTCAGTACAGGGCCGTCGAGGGGGCGGGCGAGGCGGCGCGCAGGTCGTCCAGCACGCCGCGCGCGGCGCCGGCGAGCAGCGCGAGGTCGGAGCCGGCGGTCACGAAGCGGTAGCCCAGCGCCATGGCCGCGCGGGCCAGGTCGCCGCCCTGCGTGAAGATGCCGGGAATCAACCCGCGCTCCGCCGCCGACCGGGCGATGTGCGCCACGGCGACTTCCACCTCGCCGCCGCGGAAGTCGAGCGTGGCGCGGCCCGTCATGCTGAGGCTGAGGTCCCCGGGGCCGACGTACACGCCGCTGAGACCCGGCGTGGCGAGGATCGCGTCCAGGTTCGTCAGCGCGCGGGCGGTCTCGATCATGGCGAAGACCAGCGTCTGAGTGTCGGCCCGCGCAGCGTAGTC
This is a stretch of genomic DNA from Deinococcus metalli. It encodes these proteins:
- a CDS encoding ATP-binding protein, which translates into the protein MTVALLSVRLHTDQDVVVARRWTRMIAGHLGVPGQDQTRLATAVSELSRNAVQYAGGGQVDVQVQPAQRLLLITVSDHGPGIAALDDILAGRHVSSTGMGLGLAGARRMSDTFDVDSRPGHTVIRLGKRLPAATPVTPPDLDRVIRAVAAAQPVSPLQELRVQNRELLDALAALGHREEQLAALNQELENTNRGVVALYGELEEQAAQLREANRVQAMFLSYMSHEFRTPLSSILGLTRLLVERQDGDLSSEQERQVQLVQRSAGELLTMVDDLLDQARLRAGRSEPHLDDFEVAGMFAGLRALFQPLVSAPQVRLVFGPVAGLPTLHGDEARTTRILRNFISNALKFTAAGEVNVWAIVDGRSEWITLGVTDTGTGITAGDQARLFQDFSQVGPPGAGRGSGSGLGLSLARQFAEQLGGHVQVSSAVGEGSCFTVTLPVHVRRPGAPAGPGPDAAAPLAGPRVLLVDDTPGDRERLRALLAPWRAQTVEAASGAEGLTLVAEAAPALVLLDLSMPGMDGLAFLDALRAQPRGGSVPVLVVTAQVITPDLGARLKALDAAVLSKAQVFAGNPDALTRAVSARLGTPTSEAP
- a CDS encoding ATP-binding SpoIIE family protein phosphatase; the protein is MPLSVRVPVTDASGVGEARRVAADIAGRLGFAEARRSDVAIVATELATNVLKHAPEGELVVSPAAFGRLDLLALDRGPGIARIGEVLRDGYSTAGTPGTGLGAVIRLANAFDVYSAERRGSVVYAQLAERRDVPPPGAFDIGAVQLPHPDEVQSGDDWAALPGETQLRLLVIDGLGHGPGAHAAAQAGVDAFTGAPHLTPPDVLQRLHGALRSTRGAVAAVAELDLDARELRYAGAGNIAGAVLDAEHRRGLLSHSGTLGQAVRRAMPVTLPWSADAALVVHSDGLSSSWNLDVWPGLRRRRAAVIAGVLTREYRRAHDDVTVVVVKETA
- a CDS encoding ATP-binding protein, with translation MTSSVVTGETLAVRMEDDVVRVRQVTRRRAEELGFRLVDQTKIVTAASELARNTLVHGGGGHVHLSVVQAARPGLKLVFEDHGPGIPDVPRALQDGFTTGNGLGLGLSGSRRLMDEFSIDTQPGAYTRITVVKWL
- a CDS encoding STAS domain-containing protein, whose translation is MDRVPILNLGSCLLVSVQVDLHDRLALALQEDLASEIVRHHARGVLIDISSLDMVDSFIGRVLGNIAAVSRVLAAETVIVGMRPAVAITLVELGVRWEGVRTAISVERGMALLQGQGTPGGKARDVVRRDR
- a CDS encoding STAS domain-containing protein is translated as MTATTDRIARLLSEDDSFLDYWVLEQLNAVTMRRDLISEVELRRESGTFLTLFRQGVRTGGDIGSAAWGDVRAFLEQLARSRAGQGFTPSEVATFVFSLKQPLFGRLRQELTAQPEVLADAVWDVTVLIDQLGLYTLDVYQKSREQIIERQRQEMLELSTPVVKLWDGVVALPLIGTLDSQRTQIVMETLLQRIVDTGSTIAIIDITGVPTVDTLVAQHLLQTVAAAKLMGADCIISGIRPQIAQTIVHLGIDLSGVSTRASLADALQLALGRGGFQIVSGADA
- a CDS encoding SDR family NAD(P)-dependent oxidoreductase, whose translation is MSGTDPLAGRVALVTGGAGGIGSAICETLAGAGAAVIVCYAGSEERAAALAAELPGHGHRALRVAVDDSAVLAAAAASIHATEGRLDVLVNNAGVTTPVPHADLDGLSDEWIDTILRVNVRGPFASVRALAPLLRAGGDGLVVNISSVAAVTGLGSNVAYCASKAALDSMTRSLARALAPDIRVLSVSPGWVDGEYAARMPPDLIAAQADRTPLGRIARPQEVGRAVLAAATHLTFTTGTVIPVDGGRPLG
- a CDS encoding LacI family DNA-binding transcriptional regulator, with the protein product MTRPTTSSPPPTQRVTSLDVSRAAGVSQSAVSRAFTPGASISPETRRRVLETAERLGYQPNAIARSLVTQRSGIVALIVGELHNPFYPQALSLFAKALEARGKRALLLTHDARRDVQETLDAARSYQIEAAIVFPTRLNARPPSLGDVQEGGIPVLLFNRHLPGHQLLSVACDNYSGGRLAAQVLLDAGARRLAFIGGDPDTSTHQDRLRGFTDRLAQAGVRPVATPARAFQYDWGVQATLHLDAAGERPDGFFGANDIVTIGVLDALRTLGRRVPDEVSVIGFDNIDESARLAYRLTTIGQPLEAMVEDALRALDDPQPGNGPRLHAPELIWRDTVAGNRS
- the hisD gene encoding histidinol dehydrogenase, which translates into the protein MARILKSGVNAQTQLSINETVQTTVRGLIADIRERGDDALRAHSQAFDGWNPPQFRLSAEQIAHAVAQVPEEQLDSIRFALEQVRTFARAQRASIHEVEIETIPGVTLGHKVLPMNSVACYVPGGRYPMIASAIMSVATAKVAGVPRVVAVTPPKDGEPYPATVATMHLAGADEIYIMGGVQALAALALGTQSVAAVDMLVGPGNAYVAEAKRQLFGQVGIDLLAGPTETLVIADDSVDAEMVATDLLGQAEHGTNSPAVLLTTSETLARAVETEITRQLGVLSTAAVAGQAWRDYGQIIVADDEGEMIRIADDIASEHVQVLTRDPDVFLNGMTNYGSLFLGPETNVAYGDKAIGTNHILPTGRAARYTGGLWVGKFLKTVTYQRATREASVVVGRHCSVICGIEGFAGHQRQADLRVERYGEAVTVGAD
- a CDS encoding HpcH/HpaI aldolase family protein — translated: MRDVLESLYARLSRSEMVLNGWLHLPGGVSAEVMGRAGYDALTIDLQHGLIGDGGLVPTLQAIAGTPAAPVVRVPGLHAPDLMRALDAGAVGVICPMIDTPEQAAALVQACRYAPHGTRSFGPTRARLVHGDDYAARADTQTLVFAMIETARALTNLDAILATPGLSGVYVGPGDLSLSMTGRATLDFRGGEVEVAVAHIARSAAERGLIPGIFTQGGDLARAAMALGYRFVTAGSDLALLAGAARGVLDDLRAASPAPSTALY